The genomic DNA TGCAAAGTTTCGCGAGCGATGCATGCATATGCCGGAACATAGGATCCCAACATAGCCCACGGAGGCACTAGCGGAGCGTCGTTTTGGCCATAGAGGCCATGACCCCCCTTGCCATGAAAATTTTCAATTAGTTAAATAGTAATTTTAACATTGTTCATTGCTTCAGCAGTTCAATTAACAAAAGCTGATCCCCTCATTCTTTGGTCAGCAGCTCAATGAGTATGCCTGCATATCCACTTCTTCTACTGAATTGCGTTTGCAGCATCAGACATTTGGGCAATTAGGCACTGCACGtatgtgaaagtgatcgggtgctctagcctaagagggggagggggtaaaTTATGCACAAATAAAATCTTAACCtaaggctccaactagtttgcacaaaacttaaactaaaacaagctatctagatgtgcaactacggttcaccttagtgtgtaaccttcatcccaaaagagttttgcaacctatagccaatcctaacaagatactatactaagaaagtaaaggcacacaagttgcaatatgaaattcgGAAGCTtaaaaggagggatgagaggaaacGAACTCTCGACACAAGGATTTCTctcgtggttcggattgccacaaaggcgcccctacgtccacgttgttgaagcactcacgaagagtatcgcttcccggcaatcaagtctcttccgtgaacacaatcacggtcaccttgatcccgatcttcactaagggagattgcccacgaaggaggggtctccgtcccccgcacaatatcGTCGacgctgctccacaccaagccggagggtcgttgacttgccggcgagccaccaattgctctaaggggccggcgcaccgtaatACAAATGTGgctcactctagaaccagccacaaggatctcaaccttgcttgttcactcactcaagagctaatctagcactcacactttacaaagctagtgctaaaacctaaggatacgattaatgagctcttgtatgggttggaggtgttcttgggtgtgtatgagatgtcttgggactccagcaaacttcaaatggccgggggagctcatatatataggcctccaagtcgaactagccatTTGTAGCCGTTTGCagctttctgcgtaggcattgGAACGTCCGGTGCATagtgcatcggttcttccggtcactctgcgctctgaactagccgttggcttctctgacacggcCACAACAccttcagggaccatcggttgatccgatgcttaggcgtcggttcttccagtGACACTTGATCCGCAGATAGCCGTTGCTCTTGCTGACATTATTACACCGACGCCTTGCTCCGACGCActaccggttcaaccggtgctgaaaccTTGGCTGCTGCACGCTTGACACCGTCTCTGGAATATAGTACGTTGATTGCACCGACGCTtctcttgacaccgtcggttcaaccggtgcttcattttttcttcacttgatctccagaggtcctcagtcttgcaccaaagctaggccgtcggatcttccgacaaccatcggatgcaccgatgctataggcatcggttcttccggtgcttctggtttcagtagaactcgtccaattcagcgtttctttgagttctttcttcgtgttttgctttgtatggtctttctacttcatccctgggatctagaaatattcacttaacaaaatcattagtcccattgattatgttgtcatatgatcaccaaaatcactcgaaatgacataaatggtgccatgttcgttacagtacGATTTCATCCCTTGTCTCTGCACTTCTTCTACTCAATGAGCTTGCTTGCATTGTGTTCAATTTTTTCAGCGTCTCTTTCTTTGCAAGCAAGCATGTCTCTGTACGTCTTCCTTCTCGATGAACCCTAGCTAGTATGTGTGTGGGCAAGCCGGCGGTCGTAGCCGACACAAAAGCCGGCGGATGGCATTCAGTTTAGTAGGGATTGCGTACGACTGTCGACTGTCACCGGCCGCTAGCTAACCGAACATTATATTGGAAGGGAGCGAGATCAACGGACTGGACTGAGTGAGATacagtaataaataaattaaactCTGTCCGATTCTTCTTTCAGAACTGATGAACGTGCTTAATTAGACCTTGATCAGGCCGGCCTTCTAATTTCCACCAGTTAGGTAGAAATAGAATCACACACCAGCTCTCCGGATATGCTTCAGCAGATAATGAGCTCCGCtagctgccccccccccccccccccgaactaGTATATAACACCGAAAGTGGTGGTGCAATCGAGTGCGGCAAAGCTAGCCATGCTGTAGTGGGATATCGCTCCATTCTACAGTTGCTGCAAAGGAGTGGACATATACGGAGGGAGGAGGGGTAGATGATGAATAGAGAAGATCACATGGAGATcatcaaggaggaggaggaggaggcagccgTGGAGGCGATGGGCCTGTCGTCGGTGGTGCCGTCTCGGTTCAGGAGGATCTGCGTCTTCTGCGGGAGCAGCCAGGGCAAGAAGAAGAGCTACCAGGatgccgccgtcgagctcggCGAGGAGCTGGTGCGTCTTCTTCGTTTCTCCTCGCAATCTCGCTAGACGGCAGTCGTTGCATCATCTTTCCGCATGCTTGCGTACGTCTCTCTGTTAATGCTGAAGCCTGAAATGGCTGTTTTCTGTGATCAACGGTAACATGGTTCCTAGTACGCCAAGTTTTTCTTACACGACTACGACGACGTGCCAACATTATTTACCGTGTTTTGTTCTAGCTTAATTCCATGGTTGTGGCAGCAACTAACTCTATATATGCTGTGTGCTTCAGACATTCAGTGTGCTTGCTTAAATATGCATTAAGCGCATATTTAGGTCGAGCCGTAGAGCTGAATTCCAGCAGCAAAAACATTTCCAGGAATTCATATACACCTCGCCAGTTACTgcaaataaatgcactgaaatccTGAttaactttttttatttttcttatatCAGGGGCAccgagtttgaatttgaatttgaattttgcaGGTTTACACGTGACTTTTCGTGCAGTACAATAAATGAAGTTCTATAGATACTACATTTGAAGCACTATATATACTGTGTGTGCTTTTTACAAATAGGGACCCATGCTCCTGGCACCATATCCTCATTCTTATAATATTAATTGATGCTCCACTAGCTAGTTCTTTTCCATGCatttgctgaaattattttctGTTCCATTGAAAAAGGTCTCACTGAATCACCATCAGCAAGCTCCCGTGCATGCGTTCAACTGAATTTTGAGCAATTTTTTGTTCTCCTCACATCCTCAGTTTCAGTTATCTATCTCTCCATCTCATGACATTGCATAGttgcaaaacaaataaaataaaatatgtacGATAGATCACCTGCATTCTAGTTCTAGCTAGTATATAAACTAGAAGTGCCCATCAAGTTAACTAGTTCCGCCAGAATTGTTTATCACTAGACTTGTCATTGTAGGTCTCAAGGAACATTGATCTGGTCTATGGCGGGGGAAGTGTCGGGCTAATGGGCCTGGTCTCTCGAGCAGTCTACAACGGAGGGAGGCACGTCATCGGGTACGTTAACAGCAATGATGCCATGATGGTCAGTCTTCAGCACTACTAGCACACACATGCATGAAAAGAATAGCCAGAAAACTTTTGTAAAATCGTGACAAAAAGAGTTGGATTGGTCGCATCCTCAGGTGCTAAATGCTATATAATTTGTCATCTCATTGTCGACCTCGACCCCTTACATTTATGTGCAGGGTGATTCCCAAGACCCTCATGCCGAGAGAGGTACGATGACCACGCCCACACTCCTCCCAAAAACACTGTCATTGTTTAATCACATTGCAAGCAATGATTCCCATGAATTCGACATAGCATGGTAGATCAGATTATCTGGGATTTTATATAACTGTTGGTAATTAATTAGGTAAGTATACATGTATGTATATACTATGTAATGAAGAACTGTTTTTACTCGTAGTGAGGTATATTTAGTGATAAAATGAAGATGCACCTACATATTTAgatgtatcttttcttgaaagtGGAAACAAGGATGCAATCTTATCTGCTTTCGTCTGAAAGATCGCATGGAATGTTCAGTGAAAATCTGGTTTTCCTTTCCCTCATAGATGAGATCTTGGCATCTTGCTGATCCTGACTGCTGCTTCCAGTGTCTGCCCCTTTGTTCTTAAGGCTTTGATCCTTCAAGCAGATAATGGCTTTATTAACAAAAGAAACGTCCCTCGCGTTTTCTTTCTGTCCCCCACAACAACACCATCATTACTTCTCCTGAACCATGCCGCCCTGCTGGCctgaacaaaaataaaatactgTCACAGCCACCCATTTCTGTTTAGGCTGAGTGTTGATTacaggcatgcatgcatgcttgctTGTGTGTCCAGATAACAGGCGAGACTGTTGGGGAGGTGAAGGCCGTGGCAGATATGCATCAGAGGAAGGCTGAGATGGCCAGGCAATCCGATGCCTTCATAGCACTCCCTGGTAcagtaactttttttttttaactatCATCAAGCTAACCAGCCGACAGGTAGATGTAGTTCACTTTTTACTGTCGCTTTCTCTCCTTGGTCATGTCACGTATCCATGCCTAGTGGAAGCGTGAGTCGAAAGTTGTAAAGCAGGATGCATGAGTTAGTTTGACTTTAAATTGACCACCCAAATCGGCCTGTCTGGGTTGGTTGGTGCAGATCCTTGTGCGCATGGGTTTCACTTTATGGAAATTCAGATTCCTTTCTGGTCCAGTTGAGTCAACTGAAGCATATTTATTTGTGATAAAAATACTTATCCTACCAAACTGTTGACGTGACCAGTAATATGGTAGTTGCTTCAGTTATCCAAGCAGTGGTCAATATGTGCTAAGAAACACTAATCAGCATCCATAATTCTGATGGTAGAAAAACTTAACTGTTCCTTCCGTCCTTCGGTTATGCAGGGGGCTATGGAACGCTTGAAGAGCTGCTGGAAGTGATCGCATGGGCGCAGCTTGGCATTCATGACAAGCCGGTACGTGCTAATCGACTATATATAGCCCTCCAGTGCCTGCACTTCATGCACTAAAGTTTCATGTACTACCAGAGTCACAAATGTATTTACAGTTTTATCTGGGGATGGATCTTACAGGTTGGGTTGCTAAATGTGGACGGGTACTACAACTCTCTGCTATCCTTCATCGATAAAGCTGTGGAGGAAGAGTTCATCAGTCCGACCGCTCGCCACATCATCGTCTTGGCTCCGACACCAAAAGAACTGCTCGACAAGTTAGAGGTAACCTACCAGCTGACAGAAATACTGCTGATTCATGTTTAAGTATTTAAGCTGCTCAGTTTTTTATGCTTGACACTGAAGAAAGGAGAGCATCGACTGACATTTGTCTGATCCTGGTTCACAGGAGTACTCCCCTCGGCACGAGAAGGTCGTGCCGAGGATGCAGTGGGAGATGGAGCAGCTGAGCTACTGCAAGAGCTGCGAGATCCCGGGGCTCAAGGAAGGGAAGCCGATCATCCAGGCGCAGCGAGGAACCATGCTCTGAAGTCTGAGCGGTAGCTAGTTAGCTACTACTACCATGTGCTAGCCAGTGGCCATTTAGGTTTCTCTGCAGGCCTCTGCAGGTGTGGTGATGTAGGAATTAAGATTCAGAATTTTCAGATTCAGAAAGGCTGCAGGGTTTCTCTGCAAGCTGCGGAGAGAATTGTTGCCTTTTATTTATGTAACTTGGGTAGAATGCGCCCAACGTTGGTATGCGCCGATCGATCGGTCTACTATATATTTATTATGGGCTACATATAGCAGCTGTATTAATCCTGTAGAGATGACATTTCTAAGTGTGTTTAACTCGAGCTTCTAACTAGCAAATGAGCTGTTGATTTACTGGATTACTGTGTGCATTCGTGCAGTGCCCTGAGGGAGCTAAGGATGAAAACGTCCGTCCCGTCCCACCCGTATTTCTATATTTATCCTGCCCGTTTTCGTATTTATGGAAAAATACGGAAATGAGACGGGAATCGGGAGGAGGTGTATCCCGCCCGTATTTGCGGGATTCCGTTTTTAGCCGGGATAATCCTGTATTTTTTCCATATTTATAAAttctggaaaaaaaattaatagGCACATCATATATCCTCTCATGTTTCTCAACATCAATACATGTTCCTCGACATCAATACATATATTTCACGCTTTAATCGTAGGAAACAAGAAATATTGatcatattttttaaaaaatagctTGTGTAAAGGAGTGTCTTGTGTTATATTCATGCAAAATGAGTGGTGATTAAATCATAATGTATTCCGATAGATTTTCCGGTTTCCGTAACCGTTATATCCCGTTTCCGTTTCCGTACCCGGGTATTCCGCTCCCGCTCCTGTTTTCCgtaataaaaaacaaaaacgGAAATGGTTGAGGAGTTTTCCCGCCCGTTCCCTCAGGGAAAGCAGAAGATGACAGCATGCAGTACGCCGAGGCATTGAGATCTGAGagagtttctttttctttctttcttttttttttgagaggataTCAGACTACCAGAGAGTTtttttagaagagaaatgcGGCATGCGCTGAAACGACCATGCGACTGATGTCCAGCCCAGTAGGCTTTCAGTTTCGTTCGCATGTTGAGGTTTTGGGCCAGGAACTTTTGGCCCAGTAGGATCAGCCCACGCGAAATGGGCCTGTTTCGAGCCCGAGCCTGGGTCTCAAAACAGCTGGCCCTGGCGGCGGATGGCCTGGGTCTGCCTCCGGTTTTGTTTGTTCATCCTCTTCCCTCTGATTGGTGATCGGGGACCCGTGAGCTGATTCTGGGTGATGGTGCATGCATGCAAGTCCAATCGAGAAGAGGACCACCGCACGTCCGCACCACCGGAGGGCAACCCTCGGGTTCACTCCAGCCTCCAGGTCCAGGCGGTAGTATTTTCCTTCTACCCAGCCTTGCGTTGCGTTGGCTCAAAGCAACAGGCAACCACACGGAATGGGGTGAAAAAAAAAGGGAGGACAATTCACGGAGCAGTTGGACACGCCGGTTGCGTTCCTGGGAATTACCGTCAGCTTACGCTAGGCACTGTGTCAGTCTGACTGCAACTGCAAAACAGTTTCAGTTTCAGTTTGGAATCAGAGCACGAGCATCATCAGAGGAGCGAGAATACGCTCTGATTAGAATTGGAGTCTGAAACAGAGGGTCGCAGCGCATTTCACAATGCAGATTACTAGCACAACGGTTTCCAAATCAAACTTTTGTGTGGACAGAAAATGGAGTGCGTTTTGGCTGCGGGATCTTGGTACAGCACAGCTGCACAGGCGCATGAAAAGAGTGAGACCGAAGTCTCACCAAACGGGGACATTATATGGAGGAGCCGCTCGCTCCTTCTCCGTGTCCCTACGGTTGCGCAGCTCAGCTAGCTGTTGGGCCATTGCCTTTGCTTGCATTCGCAGGAACCCGATGCTTCCTTTACAACAACCGCCTCCCCCGGCCCTCCTCCCAACTTGTCCTCCAagtgacaaaacaaacaaacaaacaaacaagacgcccaaaacttttattttcctttttatttctcAATTATTGGAGGCCAGAGCGAATTCTGATCGTTCTTTTTTTAGACCggattatttttctttttattcgagtgactcttttttttttgaacgggtAGTGGGTGTACTCTGTTTAGGTCGCAATGGCTCTCTCATGGCTCAGCTGGCAGGCTGACTGCTGTTCGATTTCAGTTGATGCGTCGCCTGCATTATTTTCCAAGCTTTTCCATTCCCGTACGTGGACGCCGTGCCGGATCCTTGGGAAATCCATGGGGGTTGTGGCTGTGTTTTTCAGGCGACAAGTTAGTAGGAGCTGAAAACAAACATGTCACCTTCTCCGGAATGGTGGGTTGTTTTTATCATTCTGTCTCTGTGATCCGGCAACTATCAGGTGAATTAAAACTGAAGTTACAATCGAGCTAATGCCAGGGCTTTGATGTTCTCGGGTTGTATTGGACGTACCGCCGGTTGAGATCAAACGTCCTTCTCGCATTGTCCTTGGTAAAGTTATTTGAAAACGAATGTGCTCTGGTGATTTGTTACTTTTTGCGGCAAAAGGAACCAAGCGTGATGGCTAGGGATGACCAAAACAGGCGACCATCATGCTACAGGGCAAAAACAACCCAAGGAAGGTGAAAACTGGATGCTAGGACTAGGCTTTTACAGACAGTAATGCTAGGACTAGGCTTTTACGGTCAGAATCAGTCCGCACATCACGGAGTAACA from Panicum virgatum strain AP13 chromosome 7N, P.virgatum_v5, whole genome shotgun sequence includes the following:
- the LOC120683945 gene encoding probable cytokinin riboside 5'-monophosphate phosphoribohydrolase LOGL6, producing the protein MMNREDHMEIIKEEEEEAAVEAMGLSSVVPSRFRRICVFCGSSQGKKKSYQDAAVELGEELVSRNIDLVYGGGSVGLMGLVSRAVYNGGRHVIGVIPKTLMPREITGETVGEVKAVADMHQRKAEMARQSDAFIALPGGYGTLEELLEVIAWAQLGIHDKPVGLLNVDGYYNSLLSFIDKAVEEEFISPTARHIIVLAPTPKELLDKLEEYSPRHEKVVPRMQWEMEQLSYCKSCEIPGLKEGKPIIQAQRGTML